Part of the Armatimonadota bacterium genome is shown below.
GCTTTGCCGTGTCAAATGCAAATGTGGAGAAAGTAGTGAATGCGCCCATAAACCCTACAAGCAGTATGGTGCGTGTTTCGTGGCTGAGATTGAGTCTTGACTGAGCCGAAGCGTACAACAGCCCGAAGAAGAAACTGCCTATGATGTTAACTGCGAATGTTCCGAGTGGGATCGGGCCGCTCTTGAATTTACTTGCCAGTTCGCACACGGCATAACGGCTGAGAGTGCCGCACGCGCCCGCGAGCGACAGCCATAAAACCTTGGCCATTGGATACATGCCTCCCGCAATGTTGATCATTGTAGGAGTCATCATCCCATCCGGGCAATTACGGCGGACCCCATCGCCAAAATATTATACCATAAAGCCGCTTGCCATATTGCTTTCCTCTCGGTGTGTATGTCAAATCTACGGAAATAACCAAAATTTAGGCAGGTTGCTCTAATCGCGAAAACACGAAAGGGCGAAAACGCGAAAGGATCAGCGAGTGAAATGAATTCCAATGCAATTTATGGTTTG
Proteins encoded:
- the crcB gene encoding fluoride efflux transporter CrcB, which gives rise to MAKVLWLSLAGACGTLSRYAVCELASKFKSGPIPLGTFAVNIIGSFFFGLLYASAQSRLNLSHETRTILLVGFMGAFTTFSTFAFDTAKLLHSQQWLHALGNVTGQVLLGLIALVGGVLVGRAI